The following DNA comes from Besnoitia besnoiti strain Bb-Ger1 chromosome Unknown contig00222, whole genome shotgun sequence.
tccgaacatatctctgctatagaagataaagccacatatagtagctagtactgcaccaagagataatacgaaatggaaatgagctacaatatagtatgtatcatgtagggcaatatccataccagcgttacccataactacacctgtagtaccacctagagtaaacaataggataaaactaagagcagcccatagatctacagttcttgtagttgtatggctagccatataggtacctaaccagttgaaaatcttagtaccggtaggaattgcaatcataatagtcatagcagagaaataagctctggtatctacctctagaccgactgtcatcatatgatgtgcccatactaaggaacctagaatagaaatacaaccatagctaagatcatagattgtccaccgaagacagatctagcagcatacatagataatgtctgcgagactacaccaaaagcaggtaaaattagaatgtatacctctggatgtccgaagaaccagaatagatgttgataaagtacactatcaccagaatacatagaatcataaaattcagtgtttacgtgtagatcaagaaggatcataactaatccaccagtaagaataggtagagtgaagactaacataagggcagtaaatatgatagcccagatatatagaatatagttcttagcaccagcattagaacccatgaagacgcaagtaccaaggaagttaatagaactaaaatactactaattcctagtactgcaagacctccgataatccaatcagttgcctctggatttaacaccatcaagctagtacttagtggaggatacattgtccaaccaagaccactaccaaactcggaacaaatactttgagttaacaacacagaacctaatggtactagaaaataggagatcgcgttagttcttgggaaaacgacttccgaaccaccaatatatattggtacaaagaagttaccatatcctccgtacaaagcaggcattaagaacataaagatcatagctaggccatgtatcgttattatcacattataagtagctatcgtctctgtacaaatgatccgcgatccagaactgtataactcaaatcgaataaacaaagacattatagttcctagaatactgaagatgactccggttatgagatacagacaaccaagttctttatgattgcagtacaccaccaccccactggactgcttaagacagctaaaagtgttggatttcaatatcacggtaatcatgtttgcttggaagctgtagtcattataactattgatttagtataagcatagaaccaatccggtagtaagatatacgatagtagctaatctaccatataagatataagtcgcttgtggaatagcactaccaataataatcaagaagatcatactgtatacccaaataattacccatccactgactacatttcgagtcataaaatgttgtcgtatcaacattcgagtattcaaagctcgaatttcagataaaagagctaagttaatgagagaggacataaatactaacaaaccaccggttttggatgggattacttttaacaccgcataatatgctaaaaagtaccattcaggtacgatatgaagcggagttacaaaccggttcactggtatggagttatctgggtgcgataattcgacatagctgtgatgttaaggagcataggagatgctacacgccttaattggtactgcattgatataattatcgtacaagcactcagctagttattgagagacactcacgagcccaaaaccataacttcgtaatctcaatggtttgtgatagaacataacacaatgatctttacacagttcaaccctgtattataaaatccagtagactcatgtccttgtcgtttatataaatctattaatgcttgtcaagttccttgtatctagttagctcactgcgtacttaggatcagaccaaaagagttcactaatggtactagaaaataggagatcgcgttagtttcttgggaaaacgacttccgaaccaccaatatatattggtacaaagaagttaccatatcctccgtacaaagcaggcattaagaacataaagatcatagctaggccatgtatcgttattatcacattataagtagctatcgtctctgtacaaatgatccgcgatccagaactgtataactcaatcgaataaacaaagacattatagttctagaatactgaagatgactccggttatgagatacagacaaccaagttctttatgattgcagtacaccaccaccccactggactgcttaagacagctaaaagtgttggatttcaatatcacggtaatcatgtttgcttggaagctgtagtcattataactattgatttagtataagcatagaaccaatccggtagtaagatatacgatagtagctaatctaccatataagatataagtcgcttgtggaatagcactaccaataataatcaagaagatcatactgtatacccaaataattacccatccactgactacatttcgagtcataaaatgttgtcgtatcaacattcgagtattcaaagctcgaatttcagataaaagagctaagttaatgagagaggacataaatactaacaaaccaccggttttggatgggattacttttaacaccgcataatatgctaaaaagtaccattcaggtacgatatgaagcggagttacaaaccggttcactggtatggagttatctgggtgcgataattcgacatagctgtgatgttaaggagcataggagatgctacacgccttaattggtactgcattgatataattatcgtacaagcactcagctagttattgagagacactcacgagcccaaaaaccataacttcgtaatctcaatggtttgtgatagaaccataacaatgatctttacacagttcaaccctgtattataaaatccagta
Coding sequences within:
- a CDS encoding cytochrome b (encoded by transcript BESB_042510); its protein translation is MVLGSYVELSHPDNSIPVNRFVTPLHIVPEWYFLAYYAVLKVIPSKTGGLLVFMSSLINLALLSEIRALNTRMLIRQHFMTRNVVSGWVIIWVYSMIFLIIIGSAIPQATYILYGRLATIVYLTTGLVLCLY
- a CDS encoding uncharacterized protein (encoded by transcript BESB_042520) — protein: MITVILKSNTFSCLKQSSGVVNYNVFVYSIELYSSGSRIICTETIATYNVIITIHGLAMIFMFLMPALYGGYGNFFVPIYIGGSEVVFPRN
- a CDS encoding cytochrome b (encoded by transcript BESB_042530), with protein sequence MVLSQTIEITKLWFLGSYVELSHPDNSIPVNRFVTPLHIVPEWYFLAYYAVLKVIPSKTGGLLVFMSSLINLALLSEIRALNTRMLIRQHFMTRNVVSGWVIIWVYSMIFLIIIGSAIPQATYILYGRLATIVYLTTGLVLCLY